One window from the genome of Spirosoma rhododendri encodes:
- a CDS encoding glycoside hydrolase family 27 protein, which produces MKTILFFTVLLFSASTGGVYAQQDFRQWAKTPPMGWNSWDAYGPTITEPEVKANADYMAAKLKPYGWEYVVVDIRWFVENDKAGGYNQTDPRYVLDEYGRYLPAVNRFPSAAGGKGFKPLADYVHGKGLKFGIHIMRGVPKEAVARKLPIKGTSVTADQIYTTAMQCEWLRDNYTVVADKPSAQEYYNSIMDLYASWGVDFIKIDDLSRPYHQAEIELIRKAIDRTGRPILLSTSPGETPVSKAEHVSNHANMWRMVDDVWDTWPHLTHLMKVAEPWYPYIKPGTWPDCDMIPLGRISIRGERGKDRQTRLTNDEQVSLMTFFTIFRSPLMFGGDLPSLDPFTASLLTNKAVLNMHRESTDVRQLFQQDGKVAVTSRNPKTGERYLAVFNLSESKEPVAVSVNLADLGIAKKATITNMWTGKPLQKAENTFSVTLPAHASGLYSIR; this is translated from the coding sequence ATGAAGACGATTCTGTTTTTCACCGTGCTGCTTTTTAGTGCCTCGACGGGGGGCGTTTACGCGCAACAGGACTTTCGGCAGTGGGCAAAAACGCCCCCGATGGGTTGGAACAGCTGGGATGCCTACGGCCCTACGATCACTGAGCCCGAAGTAAAAGCCAACGCCGATTACATGGCCGCGAAGCTGAAACCCTACGGCTGGGAGTACGTGGTGGTCGATATTCGCTGGTTCGTTGAGAACGACAAAGCAGGCGGCTACAACCAGACCGACCCGCGCTACGTGCTGGACGAATATGGCCGTTATCTGCCCGCCGTCAACCGGTTTCCGTCGGCAGCGGGTGGGAAGGGGTTCAAACCGCTGGCCGATTATGTTCATGGTAAAGGACTGAAATTCGGTATCCATATCATGCGCGGTGTACCGAAGGAAGCCGTTGCCCGAAAGCTGCCCATCAAAGGCACGTCTGTCACCGCCGATCAGATCTACACCACGGCCATGCAGTGCGAATGGCTGCGGGACAATTATACCGTTGTGGCCGATAAACCCAGTGCGCAGGAATACTACAACTCGATCATGGATCTGTATGCGTCGTGGGGTGTCGATTTTATCAAGATCGATGATTTATCGCGCCCTTACCATCAGGCCGAAATCGAACTGATCCGCAAGGCTATCGACCGCACCGGACGGCCTATCTTGCTGAGTACGTCGCCGGGCGAAACGCCGGTCAGCAAGGCCGAACACGTCAGTAATCACGCCAATATGTGGCGCATGGTCGACGACGTCTGGGATACGTGGCCGCACCTGACTCACCTGATGAAAGTAGCCGAACCGTGGTATCCGTATATCAAGCCCGGCACGTGGCCCGACTGCGATATGATTCCGCTGGGCCGCATCTCGATTCGGGGTGAGCGTGGCAAAGACCGGCAGACGCGCCTGACCAACGATGAGCAGGTGTCGCTGATGACGTTCTTCACGATCTTCCGTTCTCCGCTGATGTTTGGCGGTGATCTGCCCAGCCTCGACCCGTTTACGGCTTCGCTCCTGACCAACAAAGCGGTACTGAACATGCACCGCGAAAGCACCGATGTGCGTCAGTTGTTTCAGCAGGATGGGAAAGTAGCCGTGACGTCGCGCAACCCCAAAACGGGCGAGCGTTATCTGGCCGTTTTCAACCTGTCTGAGAGTAAAGAGCCGGTCGCTGTATCGGTGAATCTGGCTGATCTGGGTATTGCCAAAAAGGCGACCATCACGAATATGTGGACTGGTAAGCCGTTGCAAAAAGCCGAAAATACCTTCTCCGTAACGCTGCCCGCCCACGCGTCGGGACTCTACTCCATTCGCTGA
- a CDS encoding nucleoside recognition domain-containing protein, translating into MALNYIWVLFFLIAFLVALVKLIFLGDTEIFRVIVEGLFDSSKVAVMDIALPLAGVMTFFLGLLNIGEKAGAINFMARIIGPFFHKLFPEVPRDHPANGQMIMNFSANMLGLDNAATPFGLRAMQSLQELNPQKDTASNAQIMFLVLHTSGLTIIPLTIMAQRAILGAKDPSDIFIPCLIATYVATVVSMIAVAIKQRINLINGVVLGWLGGITGLIGLALWYLSTKTKEEIEVISKVTGNLVLMTIIVAFLLGAMRKKVNIFDAFVEGAKGGFETSVRIIPYLVGMLVAISAFRNSGAMDYVIDGLKYAFSLTGMNTEFTDALPVALMRPLSGSGSRALMIDAMKQFGPDSFVGRLACMFQGAADTTFYIVALYFGSVGIRNSRYAIPFGLFADLMGVIAGIALGYLFFH; encoded by the coding sequence TTGGCTCTTAACTACATCTGGGTTCTGTTTTTTCTGATTGCGTTTCTGGTCGCGCTCGTCAAGCTGATTTTTCTGGGCGATACCGAGATTTTCCGCGTCATTGTCGAAGGGTTGTTTGATTCCTCGAAAGTAGCCGTGATGGATATTGCGCTGCCACTGGCGGGGGTGATGACCTTCTTTCTGGGCCTGCTTAACATCGGCGAAAAAGCCGGGGCGATCAACTTTATGGCGCGGATTATCGGGCCGTTTTTTCACAAGCTGTTCCCCGAAGTACCGCGCGACCACCCCGCCAACGGGCAGATGATTATGAATTTTTCGGCCAATATGCTCGGCCTCGACAATGCCGCGACGCCTTTCGGGTTGCGAGCCATGCAGAGCTTGCAGGAGCTGAACCCGCAGAAAGACACGGCTTCCAACGCCCAGATCATGTTTCTGGTACTGCACACGTCGGGCCTGACGATTATTCCGCTTACCATCATGGCGCAACGGGCCATTCTGGGCGCGAAAGACCCGTCCGACATTTTCATCCCGTGCCTGATTGCCACTTACGTTGCTACCGTCGTCAGTATGATTGCCGTGGCGATCAAACAGCGCATCAACCTCATCAACGGGGTGGTGCTCGGCTGGCTGGGCGGCATTACGGGCCTGATCGGGCTAGCGCTCTGGTACCTGTCGACCAAGACGAAGGAGGAAATCGAGGTGATCTCGAAAGTGACGGGCAACCTCGTCCTGATGACGATTATCGTGGCCTTTCTGCTGGGGGCGATGCGGAAGAAAGTCAATATTTTCGACGCGTTTGTCGAAGGCGCGAAAGGTGGTTTTGAAACGTCCGTGCGGATCATCCCCTACCTCGTCGGGATGCTGGTGGCCATCAGCGCGTTTCGTAATTCGGGCGCGATGGATTACGTTATCGACGGGCTGAAATACGCGTTTAGCCTGACGGGGATGAACACTGAATTTACCGACGCGCTACCCGTCGCGCTGATGCGCCCGTTGAGCGGTTCCGGCTCCCGCGCCCTCATGATCGACGCCATGAAGCAGTTTGGCCCCGACTCGTTCGTGGGGCGGCTAGCCTGTATGTTTCAGGGCGCGGCCGACACCACGTTCTACATCGTCGCGCTGTACTTCGGCTCGGTCGGTATTCGTAACTCACGCTACGCCATTCCCTTCGGCCTGTTTGCCGATCTGATGGGGGTTATCGCCGGTATCGCGCTGGGTTACCTCTTCTTCCACTAA
- a CDS encoding M15 family metallopeptidase, with product MVKQGLVDVQQADPSIRVELKYSTTDNFVHKDVYGDLTRAYLQPMAALKLAAASRYLQEKHPDLRLLVYDAARPRAAQVKLWNALPDMPERQRRQYVADPREGSIHSYGCAVDLTVATKDGTPLDMGTPYDYFGELAYPSRETKLLQVGKLTQKQLANRQILRTAMLRAGFTRIEYEWWHFNALSRSRAKATYRVVE from the coding sequence ATGGTGAAGCAGGGGCTGGTCGATGTGCAACAGGCGGATCCGTCGATTCGGGTCGAGCTGAAGTATTCGACGACTGACAACTTCGTGCATAAAGACGTGTACGGCGACCTGACGCGGGCGTACCTGCAACCGATGGCGGCTCTGAAACTGGCGGCTGCGAGCCGTTATTTGCAGGAAAAGCACCCCGACCTGCGCCTGCTTGTGTACGATGCGGCCCGACCCCGTGCCGCGCAGGTGAAACTCTGGAATGCCCTGCCCGACATGCCCGAACGGCAGCGCCGGCAATACGTCGCCGACCCACGGGAAGGGTCTATTCACAGCTACGGTTGCGCGGTCGATCTGACGGTAGCGACTAAAGACGGCACCCCGCTCGACATGGGGACGCCCTACGATTACTTCGGCGAACTGGCGTACCCATCCCGCGAAACCAAATTGCTACAGGTGGGAAAGCTTACGCAGAAGCAACTCGCCAATCGGCAGATTCTCCGCACGGCCATGCTGCGGGCCGGTTTTACTCGGATCGAATACGAATGGTGGCACTTCAACGCCCTCTCGCGCAGCCGCGCCAAAGCAACGTATCGGGTTGTGGAGTAG
- a CDS encoding glycoside hydrolase family 88/105 protein, with amino-acid sequence MNYALLLCCLLSGLTVVAQPLPTKIGVLTTIQRVNDHWQSTHPDHRRAFWDNAAYHTGNMEAYFLTKNDAYRQYSEAWASHNDWKGAKSDDRVNWKYSYGETDEYVLFGDWQICFQTYIDLYNVQPEPHKIARARAVMEYEMSTPRTDYWWWADGLYMVMPVMTKLYKLTGNRQYLDKLHDYFTYANSIMYDAETGLYYRDAKYVYPKHKSTNGGKDFWARGDGWVMAGLAKVLADLPNDDAHRADYVQKFKGLAEAVRKSQQPDGYWTRSLLDSAHAPGPETSGTAFFTYGLLWGINNGYLDKKTYEPTVRKAWHYLSTVALQPDGAVGYVQPIGEKAIPGQVVNAASTTNFGVGAFLLASCEMARYVDKPGRGKRSGK; translated from the coding sequence ATGAACTATGCTTTGTTGCTGTGCTGCCTGCTCTCAGGACTGACCGTTGTGGCGCAGCCGTTGCCCACGAAAATCGGGGTGCTGACCACGATTCAGCGCGTAAACGACCATTGGCAATCGACGCATCCGGACCACAGGCGGGCGTTCTGGGACAATGCCGCCTACCATACCGGCAACATGGAAGCGTACTTCCTGACCAAAAACGACGCGTACCGGCAGTATTCCGAAGCCTGGGCCAGCCACAACGACTGGAAAGGCGCGAAGTCCGACGACCGGGTAAACTGGAAATACAGCTACGGCGAAACCGACGAGTACGTCCTGTTCGGCGACTGGCAGATTTGCTTTCAGACGTATATCGACCTGTACAACGTCCAGCCCGAACCGCACAAAATAGCCCGCGCCAGGGCCGTGATGGAGTACGAAATGAGCACCCCGCGTACTGACTATTGGTGGTGGGCCGACGGGCTGTACATGGTGATGCCGGTGATGACCAAGCTGTACAAACTAACCGGCAACAGGCAGTACCTCGACAAGCTGCACGACTACTTCACCTACGCCAACAGTATCATGTACGACGCCGAAACGGGGCTGTACTACCGCGATGCCAAGTACGTGTACCCCAAACACAAGAGCACCAACGGCGGCAAGGATTTCTGGGCGCGGGGCGATGGCTGGGTTATGGCCGGGCTGGCGAAAGTGCTGGCCGACCTGCCCAACGATGACGCGCACCGCGCCGATTACGTGCAGAAGTTCAAAGGGCTGGCCGAAGCAGTACGGAAAAGTCAGCAGCCGGACGGGTACTGGACGCGCAGCCTGCTCGACTCCGCGCACGCGCCCGGTCCCGAAACCAGCGGTACGGCGTTCTTTACCTACGGTCTGCTGTGGGGGATCAACAACGGCTACCTCGACAAAAAGACCTACGAACCCACGGTTCGGAAAGCGTGGCACTACCTCTCGACGGTAGCCCTGCAACCCGACGGCGCGGTGGGCTATGTGCAGCCCATTGGCGAGAAAGCTATTCCGGGGCAGGTGGTCAACGCGGCATCGACCACGAATTTTGGCGTCGGCGCGTTCCTGCTGGCAAGTTGCGAGATGGCCCGGTACGTCGATAAGCCGGGTAGGGGCAAACGCTCCGGGAAGTAG
- a CDS encoding heparinase II/III domain-containing protein: MIRFHDIVLAGLLWLNMAAVSSAQVDSLTASVSPPAHPRILLLRGEEQTLRTQIRADTTWTRLHRSVLAQCDTMLTTTPLERVQIGRRLLATSREALRRIFYLSYAWRLTGNTRYRDRAEAELRAVSRFRDWNPSHFLDVGEMTMAVAIGYDWLYDTLPDSTRQLVSEAIQTKGIGPSLDPRNNGWLGSANNWNQVCNAGMSYGALAIFETQPQLARQVLNRAIRTVILPMGEYAPDGVYPEGYNYWGYGTGFNVLLISALEKAFGRSFGLAEKPGFLQTAGYMEHMTGPTGEVFNYADARMWGELQPAMFWFAARTRQPDRLWEERRYLQRPDLIQKQENARLLPAALLWGSQTPIATIKPPRETSWWGSSKNPVALFRTSWTDAMALFIGLKGGSPRLSHAHMDVGSFVMEADGVRWAMDFGMQEYESLESKGVDLWNMKQDSQRWRIFRYNNYVHNTLTINDALQQVDGKAAIIGTVSTPQFMGATTDMTGVYANVLTSANRGVAIAKQQYVVVQDELTAGDTNATVRWTMLTPATVKLLGDNRAELTKNGKTLIVQAPAGTTLRTWPTGPPQPYDAPNPGTTLLGFETPLPARQSKTLTVFLIPQRSPAVRVSAVPALRNWVR; this comes from the coding sequence ATGATTCGTTTTCATGACATAGTACTGGCCGGACTGCTTTGGCTGAACATGGCGGCCGTTTCGTCGGCGCAGGTCGATAGCCTGACAGCTTCTGTCAGCCCACCCGCTCATCCCCGGATTCTGCTGTTGCGGGGTGAAGAGCAGACGCTGCGCACCCAAATCCGCGCTGATACGACCTGGACCCGGCTACATCGATCGGTACTGGCGCAGTGCGACACCATGCTGACCACCACCCCCCTCGAACGGGTGCAGATTGGCCGACGCCTGCTGGCAACCTCACGCGAGGCTCTGCGCCGAATTTTCTATCTATCCTACGCCTGGCGGCTGACCGGAAACACCCGCTACCGCGACCGGGCCGAGGCCGAACTGCGTGCTGTCTCCCGATTTCGGGATTGGAATCCGTCGCACTTTCTGGACGTCGGCGAGATGACGATGGCCGTGGCTATCGGCTACGACTGGCTCTACGACACCCTGCCCGACAGCACCCGGCAACTGGTTAGCGAAGCGATTCAAACCAAAGGCATCGGCCCGTCGCTCGACCCGCGCAACAATGGCTGGCTCGGCTCGGCCAACAACTGGAATCAGGTTTGTAACGCGGGCATGAGCTACGGCGCATTGGCCATTTTCGAAACGCAACCCCAACTGGCCCGGCAGGTGCTGAACCGGGCTATCCGCACGGTGATATTGCCGATGGGTGAATACGCGCCCGACGGCGTTTACCCCGAAGGCTACAACTACTGGGGCTACGGTACGGGCTTCAACGTGTTGCTCATCAGCGCACTGGAAAAAGCGTTCGGCCGGAGTTTCGGACTGGCGGAGAAACCCGGTTTTCTGCAAACGGCGGGGTATATGGAACACATGACCGGTCCGACCGGCGAGGTGTTCAACTACGCCGACGCGCGGATGTGGGGCGAACTGCAACCGGCCATGTTCTGGTTTGCCGCCCGCACTCGTCAGCCCGATCGGTTGTGGGAAGAACGCCGGTATCTGCAACGGCCCGACCTGATTCAGAAACAGGAAAACGCCCGGCTACTCCCGGCCGCGTTGCTGTGGGGGAGTCAGACGCCGATAGCCACTATCAAACCGCCCCGCGAAACAAGCTGGTGGGGGAGCAGCAAAAACCCGGTGGCTCTGTTTCGTACGTCGTGGACTGATGCGATGGCCCTGTTCATCGGGCTGAAAGGCGGGAGCCCGCGACTCAGCCATGCCCACATGGATGTGGGGTCGTTTGTGATGGAAGCTGATGGCGTACGCTGGGCGATGGATTTTGGAATGCAGGAGTACGAGTCGCTGGAATCAAAGGGTGTCGACCTGTGGAACATGAAGCAGGATTCGCAGCGGTGGCGCATCTTTCGGTACAACAACTACGTGCACAATACGCTGACGATCAATGACGCTTTGCAGCAGGTCGATGGAAAAGCGGCTATCATCGGTACCGTCAGCACGCCCCAGTTTATGGGTGCTACAACCGATATGACCGGTGTTTACGCCAACGTACTGACCAGCGCAAACCGGGGTGTAGCCATCGCGAAGCAGCAATACGTTGTGGTGCAGGATGAACTGACCGCGGGCGATACGAACGCAACGGTGCGCTGGACGATGCTAACCCCGGCTACGGTAAAACTGCTAGGCGACAATCGCGCGGAATTGACGAAAAACGGCAAAACGCTGATTGTGCAGGCACCCGCCGGTACGACATTGCGCACCTGGCCCACCGGACCACCCCAGCCCTACGACGCCCCCAACCCCGGCACAACGTTACTCGGTTTTGAAACCCCGCTACCTGCCCGACAGTCGAAAACGCTGACCGTTTTTTTGATTCCACAACGCAGTCCGGCGGTTCGTGTTTCGGCTGTGCCCGCGCTCCGCAACTGGGTGCGCTAA
- a CDS encoding glycoside hydrolase family 43 protein — protein MRFSMFLFTACLAGSLTGQAQDVPKKQAEFKPGDVWLDTKGEVINAHGGGLLYDKGTYYWFGEKRGQSASEGVNVYSSKDLYNWKPEGMALAKSTDPGSEIAANGLMERPKVIYNPKTKKYVMWFHLELPGQGYNAARAGVAVSDKVTGPYTYQKSFRPNGHMSRDMTLYVDDDGSAYHVYSARDNYDLRLVKLTDDYLSATTQDTLLFSNHREAPALFKKDGQYFLITSGCTGWAPNRASLHTATSLFGPWKLVGDPMKGPMADKTFDGQSTYIQPVQGKKDAFIFIADRWNPKDLKDSRYLWLPISFTNNQPVVEWTDAWTTGVWKK, from the coding sequence ATGCGTTTCTCCATGTTTCTTTTCACGGCCTGTCTAGCTGGTTCGCTGACCGGACAGGCGCAGGACGTTCCCAAAAAACAGGCTGAATTCAAGCCGGGCGATGTGTGGCTCGACACCAAAGGCGAAGTCATCAATGCCCACGGGGGCGGGCTGCTCTACGACAAAGGCACGTACTACTGGTTTGGCGAGAAGCGCGGCCAATCGGCATCGGAGGGGGTAAACGTTTACTCGTCGAAAGACCTGTACAACTGGAAACCGGAAGGCATGGCGCTGGCAAAGTCGACCGATCCGGGCAGTGAAATTGCTGCCAATGGGCTGATGGAGCGTCCGAAGGTTATCTACAACCCGAAGACCAAAAAATACGTGATGTGGTTTCACCTCGAACTACCGGGGCAGGGCTACAATGCCGCCCGTGCCGGAGTGGCCGTCAGCGATAAAGTAACCGGCCCCTACACGTACCAGAAAAGTTTCCGCCCCAACGGCCACATGTCGCGCGACATGACGCTCTACGTCGACGACGACGGCTCGGCTTATCACGTCTACTCCGCCCGCGACAACTACGATTTGCGGCTGGTGAAACTAACTGACGATTACCTGTCGGCCACCACGCAGGACACGCTGCTGTTCAGCAACCACCGCGAAGCCCCGGCTCTTTTCAAGAAAGATGGCCAGTATTTTCTCATCACCAGCGGCTGTACGGGCTGGGCACCCAACCGGGCCAGTCTACACACGGCCACGTCGTTGTTTGGCCCCTGGAAACTGGTGGGCGACCCCATGAAAGGGCCGATGGCCGACAAAACCTTCGACGGGCAATCGACCTATATTCAGCCGGTGCAGGGTAAGAAAGATGCGTTTATTTTTATCGCCGACCGCTGGAATCCTAAAGACCTTAAAGACAGCCGGTATCTGTGGCTGCCCATTTCCTTTACCAACAATCAGCCCGTTGTCGAGTGGACCGATGCCTGGACCACGGGTGTCTGGAAAAAGTAA